CTTCAAATGCATAGCGAGCGACCAAACCACCGAATGATGGAGCAATGGCATCCATTAGGAATAGTAGGAATCATATCTGCTTTCAACTTCCCTGTTGCTGTGTGGGCATGGAATACTGCTTTAGCTTGGGTTTGTGGAAACGTAACTATATGGAAACCTTCTGAAAAAACTCCATTTACGGCAATTGCTTGTCAGCACATTTGGGCAGAAGTTGCAGCCGAAAACAATTTACCAGAAGGTATTTCTTGCCTAGTCATGAGTGATAGAGAAATTGGCGAAATCATGAGTTCCGATACTCGAATTGCCCTCATATCTGCAACTGGAAGTACTAGAATGGGAAAGGCTGTAGCTGAAAACGTAGCTCGTAGATTAGGAAAAACCATTCTTGAATTAGGAGGAAACAATGCCATCATCCTTACCGAAAGTGCTGACTTGTCACAGGCAATTCCAGCAATAGTTTTTGGAGCAGTGGGGACCGCTGGTCAAAGATGCACAAGTACTAGGAGGTTAATAATTCAAAAATCAATTTACCAAGAGGTCGTAGAAAAACTTGCCAAAGCTTATCAGCAAATTCGCATAGGTGATCCTTTAGATGAAAACAACCACATGGGGCCACTTATTGATCCTGATGCGGTTATCGCATACAAGAGAGCTATTGAAGAAGCTATAAGGGAGGGTGGCAAAGTAGTTACAGGTGACGAAGTCCTAGACCTTAGGTCTGGCTGTTACGTAAAGCCAACTATTATTGAAGCAACACCACAAATGAACATGGTGGCTTGCGAGACTTTTGCCCCGATTTTATATGTGATGTCATATGAAACACTAGATGAGGCAATCCAAATTCAAAATTCAGTTCCACAAGGTCTGTCGTCTTCAATATTCACGATGAACATGAGAGAATCGGAGCAGTTTCTTTCAGTTGCAGGGTCAGATTGCGGAATAGCAAACGTGAATATTGGTACCAGTGGTGCAGAAATTGGTGGTGCTTTCGGCGGTGAAAAAGAAACTGGCGGTGGTCGCGAAAGTGGATCAGACGCATGGAAAGTATATATGAGAAGACAAACTTGTACCATTAACTATGGCAAAGATTTGCCTCTTGCTCAGGGGATAAAGTTTGATTTAGGCGATTGATCAGACACTAGTTTTCTACTTTTTAAAAAATCCAATAAAACCATGAAAAATCTAACTCTTTTCTTATTTGCAATGCTACTCACTTTCAACCTAGTAGCACAAGAAACAATTCTTCATTGCGGATCCATTTTTACCAAAGATGGAAACTTGCAAAATCGCAAGTCTATAGTCCTCGATAAGGACAGAATTGTTTCAGTTGAAGACGGTTTTGTAACTAAACCCAATGCCAAAATAATTGATCTCAAAAACAAAACAGTACTACCAGGATTGACAGATATGCATGTGCACCTTGAAGGTGAGACAAGCAAAAACCAGATTGCCAAGCGTATGAGCATGAATCCTGCAGATATCGCTTACGAGGCCCAAAATCATGCTAAAACAACCCTAATGGCTGGTTTCACGGCAGTTCGTGACCTAGGAGGATCAGGAGTAAATATTTCACTTCGCAATGCCATTAACCAAGGATTAGTTGATGGGCCTCGGATTTTTACTTCAGGAAAAACCATTGCCACAACTGGCGGTCATGGTGACCCCACCAACGGATGGAGAAACGATATTAGCTTTCCTACGGATATGAGTGATGGTGTAGTAGATAGCTACGATGAAGCAAAAAAGGCAGTTCGTCAGCGTTACCAAGATGGTGTAGATTGCATCAAAATAACTGCTACTGGAGGTGTTCTTAGTATTGCCAAAAATGGTAAAGGCCCTCAATTTAAGATGGACGAGCTAGCAGGAATAATTGAGACTGCAAAAGATTATGGTTTTCATGTGGCAGCACATGCCCACGGTGCTGAAGGTATGAAAAGGGCATTAAGAGCTGGTGTTACCACAATAGAGCACGGTTCATTAATGGACGAAGAAGCCATGTCACTTTTTGTAGAAAAGGGAGCATACTTAGTACCAACAATCATTGCAGGTAAAACTGTAAGTGATTCAGCTAAAGTAAAAGGATATTACCATCCTTTGGTTGTTCCCAAAGCCATTGAAATAGGTGATCAAATCCAAGGAACCTTTGCTAAAGCTTATAAAGGTGGAGTAAAAATTGCCTTTGGTACTGATGCTGGAGTTTTTATCCATGGAAATAATGCCAAAGAATTTCAATACATGCATGAGGCAGGAATGCCTATGAAAGAGGCTTTGCTTTCTGCTACAGTAACGCCTGCCAAAATCTTGAAAATGGAAGATGACATGGGTAGTTTAGATGCTGGGAAATATGCAGATATCATCGCAGTAGAAGGAAATCCGCTTCTAGACCCGAAAGTATTAATGAAGGTAGACTTTGTAATGAAAGGTGGAGTAGTTTATAAAGGAAATTAAGTAATAGTTTCCTGTTTATAAGAGCTCAAACACAGATTAACACTTTTGTAAATCTTTCATAAGTATAAACCTAAAAAGCCTCTTTCTTCAAAATGAATTGAAAAAAGAGACTCTTAAAATATTCTTTTTCTAGAACTTAAGCTTCTGCTTGAAGTACGTGAACGAATGACTTTCCTTCGCGACCTTTCTTAAAAGTTACGATTCCATCAGTCAAAGCAAACAAAGTATGATCTCTTCCAAGACCTACATTTTGTCCTGGATTGTGCTGAGTACCTCTCTGACGAACCAAGATATTACCAGCTACTGCTGCTTGTCCACCAAAAAGTTTAACTCCAAGTCTCTTACTCTCCGACTCACGTCCGTTTCTAGAACTACCGACTCCTTTCTTATGTGCCATTGTATTATGAAATTTTAATCTTCTTGAATAAATAAATTAAGCTACGATATCACTAATCATCACTTTTGTCAAATACTGACGGTGACCATTTTTTCTTACGTAACCTTTTCTACGCTTTTTCTTGAAGATGATTACTTTCTCACCTTTCAAGTGTTCTACTATTGTGCCTTTTACTGAAGCACCTTTTACTGTGGGAGCACCTACGGTGACTGCACCATCATTATCAACAAGCATTACCTTGTCGAATACAAGCTCAGCGTTCGCGTCTCCCTCCAACCTATTGGTGAAGATTGAGCGACCCTTTTCTACTTTGAATTGCTGGCCTGCGATCTCTACGATTGCGTACATGTGAATGAACTTTATTATTGTTTACAAAATTGAGGTGCAAAATTAGTTCTTTATTCTTTAATATCAAATGCTTGAGTTGATAATATTCATTTTATAAACCCACAACCAAACACTTTTAGTTAAAAGTTCGATATTGAAGGTCAAAGCGGCATTCTATTGAAGTACCGTTTTCATTGAACTTTCCACTTTCAACCTAAATCACCTACTTTTGTCACATGGAAGTTTCAACCCCGGCAATTCTATTTTCTACGATTTCACTTTTGCTATTGGCATTTACTAATCGATATCTCGCTATGGCCAATTTAATTAGGGGACTTCATAAGAAATTTAAAGAGGAAGGAACGAAGGATCCACGACTTGTCCCACAAATTAAGCTTCTTTTGAAACGTTTAAAACTAATTCGCAACATGCAGATAATAAGTATTTTAAGTTTATTATTCAGTGCCGTTTCAATGCTTTTTTTGTTTCTCAAAGAAGAGGAAATAGGGATTATGATTTTCGGAGCTGCGATAGGTCTATTAATACTATCTCTAGTTATTTCCGTGATTGAAATAACAATGAGCAATGAGGCAATTAAAATTGAACTAAGTGACATGGAAGAATATTTGAAATAACACATCTGAACCTAAAAGTTATTTTTGGGTTTTAAATCTCTACCCGTTCAAAACTATATGTTCAAATCTTTCTTGAAATTTATGTTAGTCAGTATTCTAGGAATTATCGGTATCATAGCGTTGATCGCCGTATTGTTTGTCAACTTAAGTCCACAGTTTGGGGGAAAACATAGCTCAGAAGCCAAAGCTAGATATGCCAAATCAGGGATTTATAAAGAAGGAAAGTTCCTTAACCAAATTCCAACCGATATGTCAATGGATTTTGCTTCTTTAGTCAGCATAACTAAAGACTTTATCAAAGGAGTTCCAAATTCTGCACCCGATTTCGAGGTTCCTATTCACAAAGTTGATTCACTTGACCTTACAAAAAAAGACACGATTACCAAGCTAATTTGGTTTGGTCATTCTGCTTTTTTGTTGCAAATGGACGATAAAAATATTTTAATTGATCCAATGCTCGGAAATGTACCCTCTCCGCACCCATGGTTAGGAAAGGGACGGTATCAAAAAGAACTACCCATTGAAATTGAACAACTTCCAGTTATTGATGCCATTATCATTTCACATGACCATTACGATCATCTAGATTACGGTTCAATTCAGAAATTGAAAGCCAAAACTAAAACGTTCCTCGTGCCATTAGGCGTAGGGGCTCATTTTGAAGCCTGGGGTGTTCCAAAGGAAAATATCCATGAACTAAACTGGTGGGATGAAATCAAACTTGATAATATTAAATTAGCCTTTACCCCTTCTAGGCACTTCTCTGGCAGAGGAATGGGCGATAGATTCTCTACTTTATGGGGCTCATGGGTGATCACAGGCAGCAAAGACAACATCTATTTTAGTGGAGATGGTGGTTATGGCCCTCATTTTAAGGAAGTCGGCGAAAAATATGGACCTTTTAACTTTGCAATGATGGAATGTGGCCAATACAATGAAAAATGGGCTGATATCCACATGATGCCTGAAGAAACAGTACAAGCAGCAATAGACGTTAAATCAGAGTTATTTATGCCCATCCACTGGGGATCTTTCACACTTGCTTTACACTCATGGACTGATCCAGTCGAAAGAGTAATTGCAAAAGCTAACGAACTACAAATGCCAATCTACATCCCGCGAATAGGTGAAGAGATTATTATTGGAAAAGAAATGCCTAGATCTAAAGTTAAATGGTGGATCAAACAATAATTCAATAATTGAGCTTAATTTGATATATCACAGATATTTGAATAAAAAAAAATGATTGGAATACTTATTTAGCGGTATCATATAGTCCAAATAAAAAATTGTTAATATAAATGTGTCTTTCATCACTTATATTAGTCAAAGAATTAGCACTCCCATACAATTATTTGTAAAAACCTATGAAAAGAATTCTATTTTCGTTTTTCTTCCTTGTTCCGTTTATCACTTTCAGCCAAGCTGACACGCCTTTTAGTTGTGAGGCATTTGGTTACCTTTTCCAAAACAATCCTACTGACGTCGTTCAAGTAGATTTACAAACTGGTACAGCAACAGTTGTTGCTAACAACCTATTTGGAGAAGATGTATCATCTGGCTACAATCGAGCTGACAATTACATATGGCTGATCGGAAAAAAAACAGGTGACCTCCTCAAGGTTGATAAAAACTGGGCCTTTACAAGATATGAGGATACTAATTTACCAAAAGGCCTTTATGTAGCAGATATTGATGCGAATGGCATATTTTACTTGTACAAAGGCAGTACAACAATTTATAGGTATGATTTAAATACTACCATTCCGACCCAGTTATCTTCATTAAACACAACGAAAACTAGTATTGCTGATTTTGCGGTAAGCCCTATAGATGGTTTTATTTATGGTGTTGAAAAAGATGGTGATGTCTTCAGGTTTAACCCAGCAAACGGAAATCGAACTTTTATGGGTCGAGTAGCAAGTCTTGATAATCAAACTTACGGTGCTGTGTACTTTGATGGTAGCGGAAACTTGTATCTAAATGGAAATAGTAACGGGAAAATTTTTCAGATAAGTCATAATTCTTTAACCTCAGGTTCTCCTACGGCTTCGGCTGTATTCTTTTCGCAAGCAACGAAATCAGGAACAAATGATGGAGCTCGTTGTGCTGACGCCCCTTTGTGTAAAGTTGGAAACACTGCACCTACATTGAGTGCTACAACTTTAGAAAATAGTTGTACTTCTACCACTGCTAACTTATCAACGATAACCACCAACAACACGCCAAACGGAACTACATTAACTTGGCACAGTGGTAGCCCCACAACGAATGCAAATAAGCTTTCCAACTTAAATGTAGGAACTGCGGGGATATATTATGCCACTTTTTATGATGCAACAAACGACTGCTATTCTGCTGCCAGTACACCATTTACGGTCACAATAAATCCAATACCTACAACTCCTACAGGAGCTACAGTAGATAAAAGTAATATCTGTATTGGAGAATCTATTAGCTTGTCGGCATCTTGTTCAATAGGTACAGTACGATGGTATGCTAATGGTAGTTTTATTGGAAACGGATCCCCTTTAGCTCAAAGCCCTACAATTAATACAAATTACACCACGACTTGCCGTTCTACTTCACCTACGT
This portion of the Spirosomataceae bacterium TFI 002 genome encodes:
- a CDS encoding aldehyde dehydrogenase (NAD+); translated protein: MIKNTLLDKILATEFVEGNSSGTNFFVGQDEPLMVRSPVDGDPLGIVRLANTKQYFKMVVTAKEAFNEWRTWPAPKRGEIVRQFGNKLRDNKQALGELVSYEMGKSLQEGLGEVQEMIDICDFAVGLSRQLYGLQMHSERPNHRMMEQWHPLGIVGIISAFNFPVAVWAWNTALAWVCGNVTIWKPSEKTPFTAIACQHIWAEVAAENNLPEGISCLVMSDREIGEIMSSDTRIALISATGSTRMGKAVAENVARRLGKTILELGGNNAIILTESADLSQAIPAIVFGAVGTAGQRCTSTRRLIIQKSIYQEVVEKLAKAYQQIRIGDPLDENNHMGPLIDPDAVIAYKRAIEEAIREGGKVVTGDEVLDLRSGCYVKPTIIEATPQMNMVACETFAPILYVMSYETLDEAIQIQNSVPQGLSSSIFTMNMRESEQFLSVAGSDCGIANVNIGTSGAEIGGAFGGEKETGGGRESGSDAWKVYMRRQTCTINYGKDLPLAQGIKFDLGD
- a CDS encoding Imidazolonepropionase; this translates as MKNLTLFLFAMLLTFNLVAQETILHCGSIFTKDGNLQNRKSIVLDKDRIVSVEDGFVTKPNAKIIDLKNKTVLPGLTDMHVHLEGETSKNQIAKRMSMNPADIAYEAQNHAKTTLMAGFTAVRDLGGSGVNISLRNAINQGLVDGPRIFTSGKTIATTGGHGDPTNGWRNDISFPTDMSDGVVDSYDEAKKAVRQRYQDGVDCIKITATGGVLSIAKNGKGPQFKMDELAGIIETAKDYGFHVAAHAHGAEGMKRALRAGVTTIEHGSLMDEEAMSLFVEKGAYLVPTIIAGKTVSDSAKVKGYYHPLVVPKAIEIGDQIQGTFAKAYKGGVKIAFGTDAGVFIHGNNAKEFQYMHEAGMPMKEALLSATVTPAKILKMEDDMGSLDAGKYADIIAVEGNPLLDPKVLMKVDFVMKGGVVYKGN
- a CDS encoding LSU ribosomal protein L27P; its protein translation is MAHKKGVGSSRNGRESESKRLGVKLFGGQAAVAGNILVRQRGTQHNPGQNVGLGRDHTLFALTDGIVTFKKGREGKSFVHVLQAEA
- a CDS encoding LSU ribosomal protein L21P, which codes for MYAIVEIAGQQFKVEKGRSIFTNRLEGDANAELVFDKVMLVDNDGAVTVGAPTVKGASVKGTIVEHLKGEKVIIFKKKRRKGYVRKNGHRQYLTKVMISDIVA
- a CDS encoding L-ascorbate metabolism protein UlaG, beta-lactamase superfamily; its protein translation is MFKSFLKFMLVSILGIIGIIALIAVLFVNLSPQFGGKHSSEAKARYAKSGIYKEGKFLNQIPTDMSMDFASLVSITKDFIKGVPNSAPDFEVPIHKVDSLDLTKKDTITKLIWFGHSAFLLQMDDKNILIDPMLGNVPSPHPWLGKGRYQKELPIEIEQLPVIDAIIISHDHYDHLDYGSIQKLKAKTKTFLVPLGVGAHFEAWGVPKENIHELNWWDEIKLDNIKLAFTPSRHFSGRGMGDRFSTLWGSWVITGSKDNIYFSGDGGYGPHFKEVGEKYGPFNFAMMECGQYNEKWADIHMMPEETVQAAIDVKSELFMPIHWGSFTLALHSWTDPVERVIAKANELQMPIYIPRIGEEIIIGKEMPRSKVKWWIKQ